The sequence cataggtgggtgatcttggtgtttaaatgggtacccatattttacccattttgttcatatttgtatgagcttttaaaatgaattgaagtccatatttactcatttgaaatatgagtgatccaattcaataaatatggattaaatggaTTCTTTTCACAAATATGAACTGAAATTGCCAGCCTTAATCGAAAATCACTTTTCTATTTATGAGGAAGAGATAAGGTCTGTGTGCCCAAACCACTTTGTGAGACTACCCGAATATGTTGTTGTAGTAGTTATTATATCAAAGCTCAAATCTAGTATTTGCTACCAAGATATTTTGCAAGAGATTCAAAgcgagaatttttttttttcgaaaggCAGGACTTAATTCTGAGGCAATTGATATTTAGCTTATTTGCCCAGCTCCATTTCAAGTTATGCACTTTCACCCCTCGAAGCAATCAATAGATGGGAAACTATAGGTTTAGTGTAGCATTGAACATGATAAATAAAAGGCAATAAAATGCGCCACCCTCTACCATTCTCTACttattagatatcattttttttttaatctactGCAAGGTTCTAACTTGTGACATGCGTCTAATATACCCCTCATATGCAGTTTCACCCCTAAACACCTAAGTCTCGagacaatagatgagaaactatAGGTGTACCATTGAAAATGAAACGTAAATAAAATGTCAATAATCTTCTTTAGAAGAAAGTTGAGAAAATGTATTGATCAGTTGATATGAGGTGAGAAGGCAATAGGGATGATAAAGCGCTTGCTTGCGGTGATAGGACGATACTGTAATTCTTGCTCATGCTTGACTAATTATGGTGGtggaccatatatatatatatacttcctCCCGCTGTTTTaatctgtttcaaaaagaatgatctctttctttttttggtaatactttaattttaactttctacaTGACATATTTAgtaccacaagattaaaagatattttgggtcgaatcaaaatagatcattctttttgaaaccaAGGAAGTACCATTTAACAGCGAAGCATCGGAACTTCAGTCTTCTGGACCACAAGATCCTTCAATGTCAACTAAAAATCTGCCACATAAAAGAGATCATAaacattgaaaaaaaataatacatacaagTGGACACTCAATGCCAGTACAACTTATCAGATTAGTATTGAATTTGCATTTTTCCTTGGATGCCGGGAAATTAAGGTAAGGTGAAGTAGAGCTGGAAACTCAAATATGCcatgaaacttaaaaaaaattatgtcatgtatttaaAGTATGACAATAATATATTTAACTTTCTTAAAAAGAGAGCTATATGCATCATTTTTAACGAAAATGAGCAAACGAAATTAAGTCTCAGAAAATGTGCATAACTGTCTTtttcttaaaaagagagttatatattaaaaattacataactcgcttaaaaagtgagttatgtatttcattttacataactcactttttaagtgagttatgtaataGAACTCACacaactctcttaaaaagagagtgaTGCATTTTAAAAGAGTTATGCATTTTTGCATTTTATAACTCGCTCAAAAAGGgagttatataataaaagtttaacttactttttttctctacgtaaatataataaaaattatataactcactttataAAAACTTAGATAttatgtgaacaattaatttatcttttaaaattttatttttttagaaagaagatCAACTATTATGAAACGAAGAGAGTACAACTCACTGATTATATGAGTCATGTAGAAATAAAATGTAAAACTCACTATTTAAGTGAGttattcattatatttatataactCTACAAATATATGAGTCATGTGCAAATAACTTTTTCCACCAACATTCATATTTTTCCTATTTAAATAGAAGTATACATTATAAACTCTTCATTCTTTattcactcatctcctcttttGAAACtgcatttttcttctttaaattaaATCTTCTTTTTCAAACTTGTTCAAATTCGACTCTTCTTTTCAAAACTTAATCAAGCTTAAAGAATGAATGTTGAACGTGTTAAAGTTGAACTTTTTTGGGATAATGAAATTATTCACGAGGGAAATACAATTTATTATAGTATCTCCCCCAAGTTCAACGTCAAGTATTCAATTTCAATTGGTTACGGAGACTTTGTAGAATCTACTTTtggaagaatgaaaataaaaaatgatgattttgatttatttatagtttGACAGTATCCAAATTCGTTCTTATCACAAGGATTGGTAAATTATGGAGAATGGATTATCAGTGAAGATGAGTCGTTGACTGAATTTCTGAGGGCTCCTTGTGACTATGCTAGTCAAATAAAGCTGAACATTCGTCAAATTTATGTTAAGAAGGAGTGTAAAAATCGTCCTGCGCACTCTCCAACACTGAAGAATTTGCATACGCAATTTGATAATCCAACTAATGTTGTTGATGCGCGTTTAACTCCAACTTGTTGGATGGGGACCAGTGGAGAATCAATTTTCTAAGTTTATATGTGTTATTACGTATAAAATCAATGGGGGACTAGTGGGGTTTTGTGGGTTCTTGGAAGGTTTTGTTGTTTGGAGTAAAAAGGGTAAAGTGAAGTGAAGATGAGAGATGGTAAAGTGAAaagtatatttattatatataactcacttaaaaagtgagttatgtaaaaagaaatacataactcattttttaagtgagttatgtagtttttaagagagttatgttaaaaaaaaatgcatcactctctttttaagagagatATGCACATTTTTTGAAACTTAACTCCGTTTGATCACTTCCgttaaaaataatgcatataactCTCTCCTTTAAGAGAGTTAAGCATATTATGGTCACACTTTAAAAACAtgacatatttgatattttttttagttccaTGGCATATTTTGGTTCCCAGCTCGGTGAAGTAACAACGCGTGgtattttctttattagttgTAATTAATTTCGTTTTTCTTTGTCCTATGTTTTCGCATTTACAGAGACCTGTAGGATATACACAAGTGAAATAAGCACCCCAAAATGTTTAATTTGTATAGTAGATTCCTATGTTGCTTGGACTTTTTAAAAATGTTGTCGTATCTgcgtcggatccttcaaaaaatACCCCACTTTTTGGAGGATTCGATATGCTTATGTAGACAAACTTTTTTAAGGATCCAATATGCATATATAAACATTTTTCAATTTAGCTGTAGGCCTAATCTGTGAGTTCCTATGTTAAATTGGGCCCATCTATACGTTCTACTAAAGAAACTAATGTTGACAATCACAAcaagggaaaatttcagaaatagcaactgtagagccataattataatatttatagcaacagtttcaaaattacaaaaaatagcaatatgtattttgtattttagtaaaagactgctataaaaatatatatacaaatatgttTAAACGTTCCTTATTAAACTCTAATCAGTTAGAGTAAATTAAGGGATAAAACTGTTCCTCATTTTAAGCAACATTTAATTAACAGATACCTTTACCATTTATGACTCTCTTTTTTTACCTTAACCGTTAATTcacaatttgaaattcaaaaatcatttttcatataCATCACGTAAaagcatttttaaaaaaaaaattgagagattgaaatatcattgatgaactcTATATTTTACgaagaataattgaataatcaacTCCACGATTACATGTAtggttaaataaaatttttagatcATGTTTATGAAATTGcgaaaatattttgaaagttaataAAAATATGGGTTAATGAtcatgaagttgaaaattttatatattgtattttgaattttataagttatggctgaaaatatttttcaaatactttttttctcaaaaatcaaagattttcttTTCGTCATGTATGTATGAAACTAAATTAAACTTCTTAAATGCTAAATTTAAATTGTAGTAGATGATACACATTATTctgatgaaaaattaatttttcgtgggaattttttttgttgttgtgtatatacaaattattaattgtatgcagtacatattatataattgaatttgtatttaatattttgtagtGTTCTGGACCTTGACGATGGGAAGCATACCTGTTCTCATTAAACATACTGGTAGTATgaacaacaatataaagattacATCAGTGATGCAATATTGTTGAGCATAAACGCTTCATACAACCAACTGCGCGAAGTACTAGCTTCATACATGGATGTCGATTTGACACGCAAAAGCATTCAAATTGAATATCAGTTAACAGATATTGAAGGTAAAATACGTATACGTAATGACATAGGTTTGAAGGTTTACATTATGCAGAAAAGAGAGGTAAAGGTAATGAGTGTTTTGCCCTTGTACATAAGTGTTTCAAAAAAAGAATAGTTTCAATGAATTGGTTAGTTCATCAATATGTAACGCTGTGAGTATGAATCTGTCTATCACTGCGCGTAACGTTGTGAATACAAGTACTAAAAGAGCGTTGATAGTTACTAATTCAGATGAATGTTTGGATGTATTGGATATTGATGCAACTAAAGTAATTATCTCGGACCCAcatcacaaacatattgaggttgaACAAGTTTATATCTCGAAAGGGTGTGAAAATCTGTGATGAAGGATTACACGATTCGAGAGAAGTTTCAATCACGATCTGTTAGATCAAGTAAAACCTGGTAAGTTTGTCATGTATATAAagtttgttgttttcttcttgttAAATTGTATTACagcatatgtatttaaaaaatacatatagattaaatttttttttacatgttgCAAATTacatttcatctttttttttttcaattacacATTAATATGCAAATCAtgtaattgtgattttttatttcgTGCATCTGATATCAATAAATCAAGAATGTTTTGTGTTAGAGAATTCTTACCCGAACACACATGTCCGATaaaggataagatttatcctaAGTTTCATGCTACTAGTAAGTTGATTGGAGGTACGATGAAACAAAAGTttaaaaatcacaaaagaaaGTACAGTACGACTGAAATCAGAAGTGACATAAAGGAAGACCTTGGTATGGTTTTGACGTACATTATGTCTTGGCGAGCTAAGAAACAAGCACTTGAAGATTTGAGAGGGAAACCGTCGACATCATACGGAAAACTACCTGCATACATTCATGTTTTGAACTCTACTTACCCAGGTTCACATATACGAATGAAAAAGCATGAAGATAATaagtttttgtatatttttgtcgcACTAACTACATTCATACAAGGGTTCGATCTCTGTAGACCTGTGATAGTTGTTGATGCAAGTTATCTCAGAGGACTGTACAATGACACATTTATAGCTGCATGTACCATGGATGGAGCCGGTAAGCTATTCTCAAAATGTATTTAACTCTATGAAAAGATGTATgtgtttattatatatatgtgcaGCATATTTATCTTTGTActatttatttgttatgttttagatatatgaatttatattaaatttgtgaattatgtttatgaaataaatttcattCACATAATCGGTAAGTTATATGTTTTTATAGAGtacttattcaattttttgtggATGTTGATTGGGAGAAAGATATGGTtccaaatatatttatatgtattatagGTATGGGTTATGTTTATGTGTTAAATTCAGTTAAACTTGTTTCCAGCTGtatgtatttgaaaaatacatataattttcttaatgtcTGTATATATCGTACTTTTAATGTATTTGTTTCATGTTCAGGCCATATATTTTCATTGGCATATGAAATAgtagattctgaaaatgatgcatcctgGACATGGTTCTTTCAGAATCTAAAGGAAGCATACGGTAAAAGAGAACATATGTGTGTAGTTTTCGATCGTAATCCAAGCATTATAAAAGCTGTTGCTAGTGTGTACAATAATGTACCACATTACGCTTGTATGTTGCATCTATGGggtaatgtgaaaaaaaaaaattagtaagtCACATGATGCATTGTCGGAAATCTTCTATTCCATGGCGAAATTATACTCAAAGTTcgaatttcataatttaatggagaaagtgaaggtagTTGATGTTAGGATGAAGAATTGCTTGGAGTTGGCGGAATACGATAAGTGGGCTAGGCCATATGCAACAGTTCATAGGGGATGGACCTTAACATCAAATATTGCAGAGTCAATTAATGTTGCACtggtatcagctagagaactTCCAATATACGATTTTTTAGAGGAAGTTAGATTGATATTTGGTAGATGGAACTGTGAAAACAGATAGGAGGCATTGTACACATGCACGGATCTTATTGGAAAATTTCAAACAATTCTCCAACAGAATGAAGCAGAGTGTACACATATGAAGgtatgataaaatagatataatcaTTTAATGTTATATCTTCTTGAATTTTTATATGTTGCATGAAACATATCttaatatacaaattattaaatttataacaAATCTATgtgttgtaataaaaaaaatatgtatatcttCTTTAGACATATTAATATGCATTTGCTgctttgaaaaaaaatacatttgctaATTTGTAGCAAATTTtactgtaattttttttctataatattttttatgtattaatattTTCAGATTATACCAGCCTTAGAGTACTTCTATACTGTCCACGATAAGGAGAAACATTTTATAAtttgtctaaagaaaaaaaaaaatgttcttgTCATGCATTCCCATTGGATGAGATACCATGTGTGTATGCTTGTGCTATACTTGATAGAAAGAATCTTGAAAAAGGAACGCATTGCTCTAATCTATACAAGCCAAAAACTGTACTGAGAACGTATGATCTTCCTGTATATCCTCTATCACATAAAGATGACGGGGTGATACCTCATGATATATTAGAGGAAGTGGTTTTGCCCCAAAAATACAAGCGGCCCCCTgaaagacctgcaaagaaggagTGCGGTAAATCAGAAAGAGATATGTttgaaaagaaaagcaaaaattgTTGTAGTTCATGCGGACAAAaaggtcacaataggcgttcatgtaggaaatacaacaaatgacACATTTGATCATGTTTTTAGTGAAAATTCTGttgctttattattatttttaatttgagttgtttcattttgaattttgaactttttattgatattgataatttgttAGTGTTCAGATGTTGCACTTTTATGAAGTTGAACTTGTTAATTTGTTATAGttcaaatgataaattttatattatatatgtatatatatacatatattctttGCACTAAAAATATGTTTGAATATAGAATAATAGGAGccattattattttgaaaaataaatatgtttacatTAGACGTAAATGGAAATACAATCTGAAACGAACATTAGTATTAACCATAATGTGTatctttcaaaaaatacaaatgaaaatctgaaaaatacatatgtctGGATGTGTATTTAGTAGAAATGTATAtatgaaaatcaaataaaaatacatatgtattataaaCGATTATGTTCAGTTGAAtggtatatgtattttaaatatacaTTTGCTCactgaaattatataatttatgttAATAAAATACATTTGTTAACTGGAATGACATATTTTATGagtaatatgtattttaaaaagtCATATCTTTACTGTCATagtgatatatatttttaaaatatatatgttcaCTGTAATGgtaatatgtatttgaaaaatacatatcttcACTGTAATGGTAATATGTTCACTTCATAATTGATTTGTTAGTTGAATGTTCATGTAATGTTAAAAGTACAAATGTTAACTGAAATAAGCATATgtatgttaaaaatacatatgttcaCTGGAATAagcatatttattattataaatatgcaCATAGACATATACTAACCATGAAAAAGTAGAAATTATACGATTAAAGATCAAAAAGTTAACATAACAATAAAGGAACATTAACATGCCATCTTTGACCATTAAAGTAATCTTTGACCATTAAAGTAACATATGAATCCcataatatattcaaaaaaaaatattcaccTAATCTTACATGTTGttaacttcaacaaaataaaatacaaatcgAATATCAACCACTTCAGTGCCTTCTGTTAACTCAGTGATCCGAAgaggcctcattggtgcttcatcatcgCTTTGTGCCTTTGCTTTTGCTTTCGTAGTACCATAATCCCACAACAGTGAAGCATATCTTATGTGAATTAGATCTAGGTCAAAGTCAACAGATGGAACACCTTCACCAAAAGTAAGACACTCGGCATACGTAACCATATATAAGCCACAATCCTTGCAAAGACATACATTAATAAGTAAGAAGTTGTTAAAAGCTtaattcatatgtatatatacaagtaaaaTGCATACTATTTACTTACAAGCTTCCACTTGGTTGTTGAGGCACATTCTCCACAATTGAAACACCAAACGGATTCATCTTATCATTCAATTTGTAATTAGGATGATTGTCGATGTCAATACCCTTATTCTCGTAGAATTTACATTCAATGAGACATATAGATATAACCTTAGCTAACTTTTCAATTTCAGTAAGCACTGCCGCATTATGACCAGCAGCTGACAaagaatcatatacatatatgcacctaTGATTGAAAGATATAACCGCAAGAACCCAATGATGTTTTGCCTTTACGTGAACAAGAATGAACATATGATCAATCGTATGCCATGGCACTGCAGCATGCATGCGGAATCCACTTACGTACTCATTCAGATGATATTTCTTTCCACCAGCATTAAGAATTACATCATCCAATTTATACACATCAAACACACTTATAACATTGTTCATGAAATTACAGTCTACAATGCTGAACTTATATGAGATATTGGGATCATACTTGAACTTCTTTCGCAGATAGTACAAGCATACAtcaatttgttgcattataaataaatttcatacttaatattaaataaacaaataaaaaaatcaaaccttaCATATGAAAATATCATGTACATATCAGTGAACGTATAACATACTtcatatgtatatacaaatatacattttCAACTATAACAATATAATCAATTACAATTATTCATATAACACAGAACTAATATTTATTCCAATATACAAATCAACGTAATAATACATCACTTACCTCATCTGACCACGTCTGGCTAGGAGTACCCATAACATAGAACCAATTCTTATCTTCAAcagataaaatttcaaatttgataaCTGGTATTTTTGTCTTTCCCTTCAAATAATGTTCTTCTTTGCTGTTCCTGTTTATTCATTATACATATTAGACTGTAATTTACATAATCTTAATTTACAAAAGTTAGTACTATTAAGTTGTAAGATGTATACCTCTTCGAATGATATTTAAGAAGATCCAATGAAAGCCACGTCATGAATTTGTTGGTGACCTTAGTGTCTTCTATCGCATTAACTGGATGAGATGTGAAGGGATGCTTCTGATCGAATGCTCTCCGTTGCTCTTCCGTGCTTACTTTATTATTAagttatataattaattatgtaAATATAATCAATTACATAAGATGATGTAGTATTATAAGTAACAATAAGTATACTGCTGAAACAAAAGTTAAATCATATGTCTTAAAACTGCAATAGATGTATTTCTGAAATACATATGAACAAATGCAGAGTAAAAATATCTAAACAATataacttcaaaataaaaaaaaataatcttcaaaataTAACCATATCTCATTAAAAACAATTATAGTTGGTCTAAAAATACAattgaacaacaaaatacaaaatcatacttcaatattcattagaaaaaaaatataattttaatatataaaataagcaaatttgttaactaaaaaaatatgttaAGAGTACTAGCAGCCATCTGTTGAACC comes from Capsicum annuum cultivar UCD-10X-F1 chromosome 2, UCD10Xv1.1, whole genome shotgun sequence and encodes:
- the LOC124896319 gene encoding uncharacterized protein LOC124896319, whose amino-acid sequence is MSWRAKKQALEDLRGKPSTSYGKLPAYIHVLNSTYPGSHIRMKKHEDNKFLYIFVALTTFIQGFDLCRPVIVVDASYLRGLYNDTFIAACTMDGAGHIFSLAYEIVDSENDASWTWFFQNLKEAYGKREHMCVVFDRNPSIIKAVASVYNNFEFHNLMEKVKVVDVRMKNCLELAEYDKWARPYATVHRGWTLTSNIAESINVALVSARELPIYDFLEEVRLIFGRWNCENR